The genomic interval TGTGCAACCGACGATCGCGTCCGACGATTGTCAACCCACATGACTTCTCCGGTCGACCACTTTACGCATCGAAAATCGCTGTCGGGTCCATTGCGTCCGCTGCACCCGTACAGATACCCATCGATCAGTGCAGGTGTTGACCAATGACATCGCATCGATTGCAAACGGCGATTACGTTGCGGATCCTGCCAGACGACTTCGACGCCTGTCGGTTTCGCAGACAGCAAAACGCTGCCGATCTCGTAGCACTCACTGATGAAGACTTGAGCTCCATCGACGACGGGCACCATCGCATTGACGCTTTCCAGAATTCTCGCGCGGTGGTAATGCGTCCACAGCACGCGACCGTCCGTTGGGTCCAGAGCCAAAAGATGGTCGCGAGCAAAGTACAGCACAACCGTTTTGCCATCGATTTGCATCGTTCGTGGACTACTGTAACTCGACAAGTCGCCACCGCTGGCCCAAAGTTGCTTTCCGTTGTTGCGGTCAAAGGCCACGAGGGCCGATCCGGCCGGTGAAACTCGGTCCAAACGTCCCGGCGCAATACTCGCGTCTTCTGGTGGACTACCACCGACCGGCACAATCAACGAGTCGCCGACGACAAGCGGCGAGCTGCCGACACCGAAAAAGTTTTGAACGACACTGAACCTTTTGTTCGTATCCACGCTCCATACCGTTTCACCGTCCGAGATTTTCCGACAGCACAAAATCCCCGTCACCCCAAACGTATAAACGTGTTCGCCCGCGAGCGTTGGGGTGCTTCGGGGACCGGCTTCGTATCCCAGCATGTCTCGGTATTGAAACGGCGTCGAGGATTGCCAAAGGGTTTCGCCGGTATCCAAGTCGACGCAGCGGAGGCGTTCGACGGTTTCTCCCGATTGAACATCAGCGTCAAATTGGTAATACCGATTGTCAGCGGCGGCCCCCATCCCGTAGCCTTCACCCACCGGCAGCGACCATAGAAATTCCGGCGTCTGGCTCCAATCATACTGTAGCCCGCCGGTCACGGCCGCATTGTCAAAATTGGCCCCCAAGAATCGAGGCCATGAGAGCTGCTGCGTGGGCTCCTCGGCGAATGCAGCAGGGGTAATCCCCGATACCGGGGACAACGCCAACCACAGCCAAATCGTGCTCGAAAACAAGAGAACCGGGCGTAATGAACTGAATGTGAAAGGATTCTGGGGCATGATCTCTGATAATGTGAACAACGGATTCCGCGACGCCGGCGTACGGTTTCTGTTGACTTGGTCTCCGCACACCAGTTGACCCCATGAATGTAACGCAACTTGGCCGACCACGTGATCCGTGGCCGTCCCTGCCCTTTGAAAGTGATCCACTGAGCCGATCCCATGTCTGACCTACGCGTCAATGCACGACTGACGATCCCTGAGCGTGAAATCACGCTTTCTGCCGTCCGCAGTAGCGGTCCAGGAGGGCAAAACGTCAACAAAGTGAATTCAAAGGTGACGCTTCGCTGGTCGCCGGCGAACTGTGAATCCCTCAGCGGACCTTGGCGAGATCGGTTCGTCACCCGATTCGCGAACCGAATCAATCGCGAAGGCGAGCTGGTGCTGCACAGTGACAAGTATCGAGACCAACCGCGGAACATGGCGGACGTTCGCCAGAAGCTGGTCGAGATGTTGCTGGAGTGCCAGGCACCACCCAAATCCAGAAAACCCACCCGGCCGACTTTGGGGTCCAAGCGTCGAAAACGAGATGCGAAAGAGAAGCAATCGCAAAAGAAGCAAGCCCGCCGCACGGACTTCCGCCGAGACGGTTGACTCCTCAATCAGCCCCTCAGCTTGCCCGACAGCGATCCACTAATCGGACCAATCAGTCCATTCGTTGAATCCAGACCAAAAACCGTTTCAGGTTGATCACACTCTTGGTTGCCTGTCGTTGTGGTTGAGCAAAGTTTCAGGCGACGTGAAGACCAGCGTCTCATGTCTGTCCAGCAACGCAATCGATTTGGCCGACCCAAATGTCACTCACCACCGAGCTAATCAGCGATTCATCACAGCTTGATAAGGCGACGATTGATTGTTGGAACTCGCTTGCCGCCAACCCCTTGCAACGTTGGGAATGGCTCGGCAGTTGGTGGCACGCCTATCAAGGCCAACACACCCTGTACGTCCTGCTGGTCAAACGCGGAGACGAGATCGTTGGAATAGCTCCCTGGTGCATGGAAAACCGTATCAGCACCGGACGAACGGTCGTGTTTTTGGGTTCGGGCAAAGCCTGCACGGACCACCTGTCACTGCTGTGTCGCCCTGGCGATATCGAGCCCGTCTGCAACGCTCTTGCTCAGTGGCTCAACGAAACCGCCCTCGGGGAGTCCATCAAAATGCCGCGTGAACTGACTTGGGATGCGATCGAATTGATCGGCGGTGACGAATCCGACGAGCGACTGAATGTCTTTGCCAATCAGATCGAGCGAACCGGGCTAACCGTCAAACGCACTGCTGGTGACGGTTGCTACGTCATCGACCTCCCCGAGCAGTGGGAGCAGTATGTTGCGCAAAGATCCAAGAGTGGACGCCGAGAACTTCGCCAGTCGATCAAGAACGTAGACGACGGCACGGTAGTCATTCATACCGTCCAAAACGAAGCAGAGCTTGAGCAGTACTGGGATGACTTCGTCGACCTCCATCAACGTCGACGACACGCATCGGGAACGACGGGATGCTTTGATCACCCGCCGTTCGATCAATTCATTCGACGCGCCGCCTCGGAAATGCTGAAGTCTGGGATGCTGAGAATGGCCGTCGCCATACATGACGACACCCCCATCGCAGCAATGTTTGCCATCACGGATGCTGAATCATTGTACTTCTATCAGTCCGGAATGAATCCCGACGAAGCCAAACTGCGTCCCGGCAGCACGCTGTTCTGCGAGGGTATTCGAAACAGTATCAACGAAGGACGCGTGCGCTTTGACATGATGCGTGGTGACGAAAGCTACAAATTGCGATGGCGCGCTCAACTGCACCCCTCTCAAGAAATTCGCATCTGTAGTCCGCGTGCTTCCGCTCAGATCCGCAATCAAGTCTACTCCATCGGAATCTCGTTCAAGAACCTGATCAAGTCCGGACTTGCTACGTTTCAACCGTCCGGAGAGTTGCCTTGAGCAGGCTCAGTAGTAGCTGCCGCAAGCTCGCTCTGCGAGCCTACTACCACGGAACCGCTCCGTTCAGGTCGCGAATGCGCGATCGACTGGCCGCGGAAGGTCGCGTACCCGTTTGCGTGCTGTTCTATCATCGGGTCGCCGACACACATCCGAACTCTTGGTCGATGACCAATGCTCAGTTCAAACAGCAGATTCATTGGCTGCAGAAGCATGCTGAAATTGTTCCCCTGTCCGAAGTACAGCGTCGAATAGAAAGCGGCCACAATGATCGCATCGCCGTCGCGATCACTTTTGACGACGGATACGCCGACAATTGCGATCAAGCCATCCCGTATCTGATCGAGAATAAGATTCCAGCGACTTACTTCGTAACGCACGATTCGGTGGTCAACCAGCGATCGTTTCCCCAAGACATTGCGGAAGGAATCCCGCTGAGGCCGAACACGCTCGATCAGATTCGCGAAATGGCAGGAAGCGGGATCGAAATTGGCGCCCACACACGCACTCATTGCAACGTTGCCGCAATCACCGATCCGGCCGTCTTGGTCGATGAAATCGTGACCGCCAGCCGAGAATTGAGCGACCTGATTGGACAGCCGATCAAGTACTTTGCGTTCCCCTACGGCACGCCGAACACCATGTCCGCCGAGGCGGTACGACTGGCCAAGCAAGCCGGCATGCAGGGCGTCTGTTCCGCGTTTGGTGCTTACAACTGGCCCGGGCAAGATCCGTATCACATCCGCAGAATCCACGGCGACCCGCAGTTCATTCGTCTCAAGAATTGGTTGACCCTGGACCGCCGTAAATTCTCAGTCGGTGTCGACTTTCAATTTACCCCAACCGATCTATCACTGCCGCCAGTCATCGCACCCATCACAACCGCCCCCGGCACGATCACTCCTGCGGCGGGATCGCTGAGCTGACCGTGCCCAACCCGCGATAGGGGGATTCGCCAGAATTCCCTGCACGCTTTCTGTTCTCCACTCCGGCGTCCCGACCTACTTGAAATCGAGCAGACATCTCGGCGACAGCCCTCGTTTCCACCTCTGACAGCCACGGCGAGAAAATGCCTGCAAACAAAAATGAGAGTTGGTAAGAAAACCTATCGCCACTACTCACCTCTGAGTTCACCGCGGACGAGACCAACCGAGCGAATGCGGGGTCGGAGTGCGTTGCCTAGACTCTATACCGCAAACATCTGGCAAAAGCCGGGCAGGATCAATTAACGTAAATAGAAACCATCTACCTGCAACGGAGCATCAGTGGTGTGAAGATGTAATTCGTGCAACAGCTTCATCCCAACCTTTTCCGACCATTTGTCGGTTGGACTTGTGGGAAGTTCCAAAGGCACCAAGCCGATGCTCGCCTCACGATCGCCCGGCGTAAACAACCATCCGAGTCCGTCCGCACGTGGAGTCATTTCCGCCAGTCGTTTGGGAGAGAACGCCTGCTTCACTCGCGCAACTTCTTGCCGCAGGTCAGTGACTGAGCCTAATTCATGAGGACGCCGTATGCCCAATACCTCGCAGAGCAAAATAACCCGAAGACTGTCATAGTGAAAAAATCTTGTCGTGATTGGTTCGGATTCAAGAGAAGTATGCGACTCGATATCGTCAATCACTGCTTGAATGCATTGCCCCTGACCTGGCAATGTTCTTGAGTCAACGACAAACATGCGACTCCACATGACAAAAGCGAGATAGCGTCTCATAAACGTCGCATCCTTCATGCATGCATGAAGGATTGACTTCGACATTGATTCCGCAGAAATTGAATTGCGGATGTCCGAAGCACGAATGTATTGCGGAAGAACTAGTCCTTCAGTGGCAACAATAGATGCCAAGAATGCGTACTCATCGCTTGGTCGAGATAACGCTAGAACCGGAAGTGCATGGTCGATACGCTCACTCAGTTTGAGCCTCTGCAGTGAAGCGTAGGAATCGGCGGAAATGAATTGCTCATCTCTCAGATCATCGGCTAGACCTGATACCAACGCGTCCAAGTCCTGAGAACAAGCGATTTGCATCGTTGAACTAGCGATAAACGCAACGGCTACCATCCCTCGAATCATATCGTAACTCCCGTACCACTCACGAAGTCTCTACGACCGCAGTTTAGCAGTCCTGGAGCCTGGGGTCAGCCTCTTTCTCAGAGATTCTGCCATGAGTCGAGGGACTTGAGTGCGTCGATGTACGCTACTCCGAGATCACTGTTCCATGCCAAACCCGCAGAGTCAACTCATTGAGCAACCTAGTTGTCGCGCGGTGATGCCGTTTTACGAAGCACGGTGAAAAACCGACGGTGGTTTCGATGGGTTGGTTTCAGCATGGAGTTCCAGAAAACGACCTTGCAATCCGGAAACTTCTTGAGCGATGGGCGGAAGATCAGCATAAGACCCGCGTCTTGAGGGGCGATGAACACCTGCAAACATCTAGGGACAGAGCCCCCTGCCCGGCATCATCACTCCTGCGGCGGGATCGCCGAGCTGACCGGCCATCCAAGAGCCCACTGCAGTTGGAACTGCGATTGATTGTGGTCCACGACCGCTTGCAAGTAATTTAACCGTGATCGTTCCAATGCCTGAACCGACAGCAAGGCTTCCAGCGGTAACCCTTGACCGTCTTTGATTCGCTCTAAGTTGCGTCGATGAGAATCTTCCGCCGACTGGATGCCTTGCTGGGCGATCTGTATCCGTTGTTCACGTAGTTGCACCAACTTGTACGCCTCCGTCACTTCCCTCGCCACGCTGTCCATCACCCTCAGCTTCTCGAACTTAGCTTGCTGGACACGCGACGAAGCGATTCTTCGCGCGGCGTTCTCGCCCATGCCGAGATTGCGAATCTCCCAGGACATCATCGCGTCCAAATCATAACGACCGTCGACGTCGTCGAGCTGAGTCCCCAAGCCTCCGCCAAAGCCGCCCGTGCTGAAGCCGAGCACGACGCTGGGAACCAACGGAGCGAACTTCTCTCGTCGAAACGCTTCACAGGCCGCAGCCACCAATGCCTGCGATTCTTTCAACTCCGGTCGAGTGACCAATGCCGTTGCCACAAGACTGGACTTGTCGGTCTCCAACGCAACCATTCCGATCGGGATCGCTGCGACATCCAAAGGAACGATTTCGAAATCACCGTCCAAGCTGAGCGACTCGGCCAACCGCGCTGACGCAACCGCGGCACGCTCACGCGATTCCATCATCCGCGTGTCGAGCAAGGCGACCTCGGTCCGCATTCGCTCCGCGTCCGCCCGCAAACCCTCGCCTGCTTCGGCGAAGTCCTGGGTCAACTCACGCAACTGCTCGGTCCGGGAGCGAGATTCTTGCAGGATGCTGATCTCCTGGTGGGCGGCAACCAAGCTGGTGTAGTCTTGCGCAACACGCAGCAGTTGAGTGTTGATCACGCCTCTAGCTGCATGGCTTCTCGCCCAAGCCGTTGTGCGGAGTGCTTGGGGTTGAAAGATCGCATCGGCAAGGTGAAACCTGGCCACGATCCCCGGACGTGGCGTCGTCCCCGCGCCTGTCGCGCCAGCGCCGAGTCCATACTGAAAAGAGTTCCGATTGACATCGACGATTCGACCATCGCTGGCTTGATAGTTTCCATCATGTTTGTGAAAGCTGAACCCGGTTTGGATGGACGGCAACCACATCACACGTGCTTGGTCCAGCCGCGCGTAGGCCTCTTGCACACGCCACTGAGCGAGACCGACTGCGGGGTGGTCACTGCCGACCATCGCTAAAGCCGACGGCAGATTCAGATCGATCGTTTCCGGAGCCAATGGCATCGCAGCGTGCGGCATGTCGACTTCGGCCATCGGTCCATCCGCCAACAGCTGCGAAAGGCTGCTTTCACCCGACGGATCCACCAGTTCCAACGGATCCTCTTGATAGGACGCCAGCTTGCCGAGCAACGGTTGAGGCTCTGAGGATTCGGTCTGCTCGGTCAGTTGAACGGTGTAGCTACGTCCGTTGATCGATAAAACACCACTGGCAGGCTCGTTTCTTGGGTCGTCCGTTGCCTTCGACACGTCCGTTTTGGAAGGCAGTCGATAGCCGACAGGCCGAACCTCAGCGTCTCGAGAAACGACGCTCGGGCGCGAAGCACTGGGCGCTGATGCAACGCGAGGCTCCACCACCGCCGACGATGTCGCGGGTTCAGCCGGTGGAGCGGGGGCGGTGGTCGGCGCGGAATGAGCGTCCGACGAGTGCGTTACCGAACGAGGAGTGCCCGCGCATCCGATGCATCCGAGCAAACCGATCAGCAAAATCCTGTGGGGCATCCTGCCCTCCTATCTTGCGGTTTTCATGGCCTTACGTGCGTCGCAGCGAACGCACAGGCCCTACCGATCATGCTTCGGCACCCGTTCGGCCCGGTATTGATGGTACCCGGGCCATTGAAGGGTCAATTCATGCATTCAACCTGTACCGAATGATCCCTATGCCAACTATGCTGCAACTGGCAGTCGGCGATTCTCGGCTGCTGGTAATGATTACTCCGCCTCGCATGATTCTGACATCGTTAGAACGTATGAAATACAACCGCCGTCCGTCATCACTGGCCCCCCTGTTGGCCTGCTTGGTCGCCGCGTTTTCTGGTTGCGACCAACGACCACCGTCATCCCCGCCACGGACCGTCCAGGCCACTCCCGTGAACACCGTGCTGGTGGAGGAACAACAGGTTCGGCGGACCTCCCTGCAACCTGCGACCATCGCCGCCTACTACCAGGCCGAAATCCATGCCAGGGCAACCGGCTACATCTCGGAGGTCAAAGCCGACATTGGGGACTATGTAGCCAAGGATGCCCCATTGGCGATCATCGCGATCCCTGAAATCGATTCTCAACGCGCCGTGTTGTTGGCGAAAATCAACCGTCTGCAAGCGATGGAAAAGCAAACGCAAGCGGGGGTGGCATTGGCCGACGCACGGGTCAAATCGGTCGAGGCTCGATTGGTCGAAGCGCGGTCGATGATGGATCAGGCAGCGGCCTCGCTCGCTGCCGCGGAAGCAGAGTTAAGCAGAACGCAAGACCTCGTCCAACGACAGTCGCTGCAAAATCGCATGTTGGACGAAGCCCGAATGAAGCGTGACTCGGAAACGGCTCGCAAAAAGGCGATGGACTCGTCGATCGACTCCGCAGCAGCCGAAGTGCTGGTCGCGAAAGCGCAGAAAGAAGCCGCCGAGGCCGACTTGGTGACCGCGCAAGCAGAAACGTCGATCGCACAAAAAGAACTTGAGCAGCTCGACGTGCTGATCGACTTCGCCATCGTCAAAGCCCCATTCGCAGGTTTCATCACACAACGCAACGCCGAACCGGGGGCATTGGTCGGAAACGATGCCAACGATTCAACTTCGCTGTTCGTGATCAGCCAAATCGACACCGTTCGTGTTCAGTTTCATGTTCCAGAATCGGACGCGCCGCTGGTCAACCAAGGCGACGCGGTAACGTTGACACTGCCTTCATTCTCCTCCCAAGTTCCCATCCAAACGACCGTCACGCGCGTCGGTCATTCCCTGGACCCGAGCACACGACTCATGCTGGTGGAGTGTGAATTGCTGAATCCGGAAAACAAACTGCTGCCAGGAATGTTTGGACAGGCAACGGTGGAGCTGTCCAGCGAAGTCGCAGCGAACATGTTGCCGGCCAGAGCGGTTCGTTTTAGCGAGTCCGGAGACGCCTACGTGTACACCATCGGGGACGATGACGCCGTCTCCGTCATTCCCGTCACAACGGGATTGGACGACGGCAGCTCCATTGAGATTGTTTCAGGGCTTACCAAAGGACAACGAGTCGTCGACGCCCACCTCAAGCGTTTTCAAGATGGTCAAAAGGTAACGATTCTGAATCGCTGATCGCGACCTTCCCTCTGCCACTGGTCGCTTCAGGAAAACGGCGACCATCTCCCCGAGTTGTCTCAAACAATAACTACCATCGCTTAGGCCTCTTGATGAGACTGATTGAATTCTCGTTGCAGAATCGGTTTGCCGTACTGGCTGCCACGATCGCACTATGCGTGTTGGGTGCGGCAGTGATTCCGGGGATCACGATCGATATCCTGCCCGACTTTAAGAAACCCGTCGTGGTGAGTTTCTTTTCCTATCCGGGGCTGCCCACGCTGGACATGGAAAAGTCCGTCAGCTCTCGCGTCGAACGTGCGTTGACCTTGGCCGGAAAGATCGAGCATCAAGAATCCAGGACGGTACCCGGCGCCGCTGTGATCAAGGTTTTCTTTCAACCCGGTGCCGATGCCAGCTCGGCGATGAACGACATCGTCAATCTGGAGGCAAGCGACATGTTTCACTTGCCGCCTGGGATTGAATGGCCATTCACACTGCGTAGCGAACCCGCCAACTTGCCCGTCGTGCTGGCCGCGATCTCGGGCGAAGGACTGAGCGAATCGAAACTTTATTCAATCGGCTATTACGCGGTACGCAACAAAATGGGCGGGCTGCAGGGCGTGCAAATCCCGCACCCCTTTGGCGGCAAATTCCGTCAAATGATGGTGTACGTGGATCCGATCAAGCTGCAGGCTCACAACGTCAGTGCGACCGATGTCGTCACGGCCATGCAGAAATCCAATCTGGTCCTTGCCGCAGGTTCCGCACGAATGGGCGGAATGGACTATCAAGTCCACCCACGAAACACGTTGCCGACCGTTGAGGAGATCGAAGAAATCCCGATCACGGTTCGAGATGACAAGCCCGTGTTTATCCGCGATGTCGGACGCGTCGTAGACGACGCCGCGTTGCAGTACAACATCGTTCGTGTCAATGGAAAGCGAAGCGTCTATTGCCCGCTGCTGAGAGAACCGGGCGAGAACACCATCGAAGTCGTCGATCGGATCTTTGAAGGAATCAGTGCCGAGATTCCGAAGATGAAAGAGCGCGGCGACATTCCCGAGGAGACCGAAGTCACGTTGGTTTCTGACCAGTCGCGATACATTCGCACGGCGATGTCGAACCTGTTTTCCCAGATCGGTTTGGGAGCTCTGCTGGTTGCGATCGTCGTGCTCGTCTTCCTCAGGCGTTTTCTGCCCACGGTGATCATCGTCGCGACGATCGTTTTTGCAGTCCTGATCGGTGCCCTGGGTTTCGCTTTCACCGGCCAAACGATCAACGTCATGACGCTTGGTGGCATTGCGCTTGCCATCGGAACCGTGGTCGATGCCGGAATCGTCGTGGTGGAAAACATCTTGCGTCATCAACGGATGGGCAAATCGGCACTGGTCGCCGCTCGCGAAGGCACACACGAAGTCTCCGGGGCGATTCTCGCCGGCACCGCGACCACCCTAGCTGTGTTTCTGCCGGCGATTTTCCTGACCGGGATGATCAAGTACTTGTTCGCTCCCTTGGCGTTGGCGGCAACCTTGACCATTGGTGCCTCCTATCTGTTGGCGTTGACCGTTGTCCCCGCATTCTGTGCGACTTTCTTGAAAACGAAGAAAACGTCGGACGAACCCAACGGTGATACCTCGTCAAAACACGAACAGCCTCGTGGTGTCTACGGAAGGTTTCTCAGTGGTCTGTTGGCTGTTCCCGTTCTGGTCACTCTATTGATCGTCGGTGGCGCGGCCGCTTCTTTCTTGCTGTGGCCACGGATCGGCACCGAGTTGTTTCCCGAAGTGGATTCGGGGTCGTTCGAGATTCGCCTGAAGACTCTGCCAGGAACGGAGCTTGAGAAAACAGAAGCGTTGGTGGCAAGAATCGAGGCTTCCGTTGCCGAAGTGATTCCGTCGTCGGAAATCGAGGCTTTGATCGCAAACATCGGTCTACCCGTCGGCAAAGGCGCCGGATTCTCGACCGTGCTGAGTTCCAACTCGGGACCCGATACCGCCTATCTGATCGTGAATCTGAAACAAGAAGGCCGTTCAACCAGTACGCGAGAGTACATCTCACGACTGCGTGAGCGGTTTGCCAGCGAGTACCCGATGGAGGAGTTTCTGTTCGTCGCAGGCGGCATCGTGAACATGGCTCTCAATGAAGGTGTTCCCACCCCGATCAGTGTGCAGGTTTCCGCGGGAACATTGGACCAATGCCGCGATGCAGCCGAACGCCTGGTTGAGGCGATCAAACCGATCCCAGGAACAGCGGATGTCCAAGTCGCGCAGTCAATGGACTATCCGCAGTTTGATGTCCAAGTTGATCGCACGCGGGCGAAGTACTTGGGTGTGGATCAGGAGGAAGTCGCACAAACGGTGCTGACTGCGTTGGGCTCCAGTGTCGGTTATGCCCCTACCATTTGGATCGACCCCAAGAGCGGCGTCGACTTCTTCATGGGGGTTCAGTACGAATCGAACGAGTTTCAGTCGCTCGATGAACTTCGCAACATCCCGATCTCGGTCAACAGCACGGACGGACCGGTCACGATGCCACTTTCAAACATCGCAACGATCAAACGCGTCAATATTCCAGGAGAAATTGCCCACTACAACATTTCGCGTGTCAACGACGTCCACGTCAACATCGCCGGCCGTGACCTTGGATCCGTCGCAGCAGATATTGAACGCGTTGTCTCCGAAATGGAGTTCGAAAACGGCGTCAGCGTGACCTTGCGAGGTCCGGTAGAGAAGATGCAATCGGGCATGACGCTGCTTGGTGCCGGCATTGCGGTGGCATTCTTGCTGGTCTACCTCGTCCTGATGGCACAATTTCGATCGTTCGTCGATCCGTTGATCATCATGTTGTCGGTTCCACTGGGTATCGGTGGAGTGCTGATCGTGTTGTACCTGACCGACACGACGCTCAACATCCAATCGTTGATGGGCACATTGATGATGGTGGGAGTGGTGGTGAACAACGCCATCTTGTTGGTCGAATTTGCCAATCGACGTCGCATCGAAGGAGAAACGCCGAGAGACGCCGCCCTGCACGCGGCCCAAGTTCGCTTGCGTCCCATTCTGATGACGTCACTGACACTGGTCGCCTCGATGATCCCATTGTCATTCCAGTTGGCACCGGGGAACGAAGCCATGTTGCCGCTGGCGCGTGCGTTGTTGGGAGGAATGGTATTCTCAACCGTCCTGACGTTGATTTTGGTGCCGTGCGTGTACTCGCTCGTCCACCGAAAGCATATGGCAGTGTGATGAGAGGGTGCATCGAATCCCAAACGGCTCAGTTTATCTCAGCGTGTGACGCTACCAAACGCCGTGAGCCGCGACGCGTAAGCGGCCGGGTCTGTCGCACTGCCCGGTGACTTCAGAAGCCAGCCAATGAACGCTGCACGGTGCATTACGGCCCACGGCTCACCCTTGCGTTCTAAGCGTTGATTAAGTCAGCAGTCTCCTGCGCCGTTGAAGGTGACAGCCGATTTAGTGAGCCGCAAGGCGCTAGCCGCGGGCCTCGTAGTGATAACACATCCCTTCGAGGCCCGTGGCTAGCGCCATCGGCTCACATCAAGAACGAAACGCACTCAATCAGCTGTGTCGTTCCTTGGGTGAAGGCGACAGCTGACGAGAAATAGTTCATGGACAACACCAAAGTTAGAACCGCTCAGGCTTCGTCAGGTTTGTTGAGGCCTGACTCGGATTCTGCGTCTGTATCTGCTTCCTCATCCGTTTCGAGTTGCGGAGATGCGGAAGAGCGTGGATGGGCATCTCGCGAGGTTGGCGGCGGGAAATCCGAAGATAGCGCATCTGGAGATCGACCGTCAACTTTAGGTTGCGGCTGTAAACGATTTTCATCCGCCGAATCATACCTATCGCCAGCGTCGAGCGATGGAGCTCGCGACAGTGGGACTACTTGATGGTGAGGCTGTGAATTTGTCGGTTGGTTCCATCTGTTTCCCTGGTTGTCGCCATTCTGAAAAGCTGCCGAAGGAATGAACACTGGAGCTGGGAATCGGCTCGCGGGAGTTGTCGAACCGTTGGGATAGGTTGCAGGGTCTTGGAGCGGGTTCCACTGGTAGGGATCTGGTGTTCGCGTTAGCTCATTCATCCTACGAGCGATGATCTTGTCTCGGGCTTGTTCCCGCCCTGCCTGTGTCTCCTGAAGCTTTTTCAGTCGATCGGCAATTTCGTCGATACGTTTTTGCTGTTCCGCATGCAAGACATCGAACTGCTCGCCGAGCAGCTTTTCCATCTCGGCAATCAGTGTCTCTTTCTCGTTCTGCGATTCATCACCTGCGGCCTGTTCCAGTTGGGCGATTTCAACCCCCAATTGATTCAAGCGTTCGACGTGCGGCAATGTTTCGACAACGTACGTCTTTGTATAAACCGTAAAGGTATAGGGTTGATCTTGATACGAGGTCTCCGTCACTTGCCGTGCCTTGCCATTGTCCATCACGGTTCGAGTGACTGATACGGGTACTCGCCGAACCACGGTTTGCTGAACCGGTTTCACCACCACCTTGGTGTAGGAGTTTGGATCCGCCGACGGATATTGGAGAGGGTTGG from Stieleria varia carries:
- a CDS encoding efflux RND transporter permease subunit, with product MRLIEFSLQNRFAVLAATIALCVLGAAVIPGITIDILPDFKKPVVVSFFSYPGLPTLDMEKSVSSRVERALTLAGKIEHQESRTVPGAAVIKVFFQPGADASSAMNDIVNLEASDMFHLPPGIEWPFTLRSEPANLPVVLAAISGEGLSESKLYSIGYYAVRNKMGGLQGVQIPHPFGGKFRQMMVYVDPIKLQAHNVSATDVVTAMQKSNLVLAAGSARMGGMDYQVHPRNTLPTVEEIEEIPITVRDDKPVFIRDVGRVVDDAALQYNIVRVNGKRSVYCPLLREPGENTIEVVDRIFEGISAEIPKMKERGDIPEETEVTLVSDQSRYIRTAMSNLFSQIGLGALLVAIVVLVFLRRFLPTVIIVATIVFAVLIGALGFAFTGQTINVMTLGGIALAIGTVVDAGIVVVENILRHQRMGKSALVAAREGTHEVSGAILAGTATTLAVFLPAIFLTGMIKYLFAPLALAATLTIGASYLLALTVVPAFCATFLKTKKTSDEPNGDTSSKHEQPRGVYGRFLSGLLAVPVLVTLLIVGGAAASFLLWPRIGTELFPEVDSGSFEIRLKTLPGTELEKTEALVARIEASVAEVIPSSEIEALIANIGLPVGKGAGFSTVLSSNSGPDTAYLIVNLKQEGRSTSTREYISRLRERFASEYPMEEFLFVAGGIVNMALNEGVPTPISVQVSAGTLDQCRDAAERLVEAIKPIPGTADVQVAQSMDYPQFDVQVDRTRAKYLGVDQEEVAQTVLTALGSSVGYAPTIWIDPKSGVDFFMGVQYESNEFQSLDELRNIPISVNSTDGPVTMPLSNIATIKRVNIPGEIAHYNISRVNDVHVNIAGRDLGSVAADIERVVSEMEFENGVSVTLRGPVEKMQSGMTLLGAGIAVAFLLVYLVLMAQFRSFVDPLIIMLSVPLGIGGVLIVLYLTDTTLNIQSLMGTLMMVGVVVNNAILLVEFANRRRIEGETPRDAALHAAQVRLRPILMTSLTLVASMIPLSFQLAPGNEAMLPLARALLGGMVFSTVLTLILVPCVYSLVHRKHMAV
- a CDS encoding efflux RND transporter periplasmic adaptor subunit — its product is MPTMLQLAVGDSRLLVMITPPRMILTSLERMKYNRRPSSLAPLLACLVAAFSGCDQRPPSSPPRTVQATPVNTVLVEEQQVRRTSLQPATIAAYYQAEIHARATGYISEVKADIGDYVAKDAPLAIIAIPEIDSQRAVLLAKINRLQAMEKQTQAGVALADARVKSVEARLVEARSMMDQAAASLAAAEAELSRTQDLVQRQSLQNRMLDEARMKRDSETARKKAMDSSIDSAAAEVLVAKAQKEAAEADLVTAQAETSIAQKELEQLDVLIDFAIVKAPFAGFITQRNAEPGALVGNDANDSTSLFVISQIDTVRVQFHVPESDAPLVNQGDAVTLTLPSFSSQVPIQTTVTRVGHSLDPSTRLMLVECELLNPENKLLPGMFGQATVELSSEVAANMLPARAVRFSESGDAYVYTIGDDDAVSVIPVTTGLDDGSSIEIVSGLTKGQRVVDAHLKRFQDGQKVTILNR